The segment ATAGCTtgtgtttgcaacaaattttaaacatatggaaaataaacaaaccatacaaataaaatatgaagaaacatgattttattcatcaagattGTGAGTACAAATCTGTTCCtcccttgattctactctctaagatgatttatccatgattcgagggccgttagtggcgtatttctcgaactaggatgatttagatttgatctctctatatgaataatccatcaatttgcagagtattcgagatcttgatctctttatgaaattttcgagatgccttttaagggaatttagtaccctttatataggcataaactagggtttagaGTTGAGTAGCCTCCAGGAATCCTTATCtgagttgaacacaatttgtagagtcccaactcgaattgaacgcatcttgtagagtcctacaaaatttcaatgtctacaaatGCCCCCTGCTTCAAGGCTTGACGGAGTGTAGACTTGTGAAACTAAAAGACGAGGCTTGAAGTACTCATGCTTCCACCTTTGCAGCTTCAGATTTCCAGATGTGATTTAAGAGAGAAGAGATGAAGGGCAGATTTGGTCCCACTGGGCGTGCCAatttgtttgcaacaaattttaaacatatggaaaataaacaatcatacaaataaaatatgaagaaacatgattttattcatcaagattGTGAGTACAAATCTGTTCCtcccttgattctactctctaagatgatttatccatgattcgagggccgttagtggcgtatttctcgaactaggatgatttagatttgatctctctatatgaataatccatcaatttgcAGAGTATTcaagatcttgatctctttatggaatttttgagatgcCTTTTAAGGAAATTTattaccctttatataggcataaactagggtttagaGTTGAGTAGCCTCCAGGAATCCTTATCtgagttgaacacaatttgtagagtcccaactcgaattgaacgcatcttgtagagtcctacaaaatttcaatgtctacagCTTGAACTCGAGATTTCTAATAAAGCGATCCCATCCTTTACACAACAACATATGTTGGCCTCTTTCCATATATAAATCTAACATGAATTATGACTACTTGCTTTCTTACCAACTTGGACTCATCAGTAACAAGGGTTTACCTAATTTCTCTATAGTATTATTTAGGCTGCTGCTAGGTCAACTTTTATTAAACTACAAAATATTTCATGTGTAAGATAATGCTACACTCCATGGGGTTAACTATTAGACACTATATAAGAACTAACTAGAAGGATCATatttgttaaatcatcaaaatcatGATTCAACCCTAGTAGTAAAAGAAAACGTTTTAGAATACAACAACattgaaattatatttcacATTTGTAATTACATTTATCCCCCATAAATGTATAGATTACAATTACCAATCATATTtcaaataacaataaattagtTAAGTCCAAGAGTCTGCCAAACAACATTAAAACAAAAGAGTAATAAATAGTGTAACATTATGAGAAAGATGTTATATAACGATAGGACTGCGTTCATACAAGTGTTGAGGCAACCTAGGAGTAGGAACAACTTGTAGAGGTGTTTGCATATAAGTAACAGTTCCAGGACTCTCCAACATGTCGATGCCATCGCGCTCGATTCCAATTGGTGGAGACCATTCAAAATGGTGTAACAAGTGAGCTAACATAGAAGTAACCATATTGATAGCAAGGTTTGTACCGGGACATATACGTCTACCAGCACCAAAAGGTAAAAGTCGAAAATCATGTCCCTTCATGTCAATATCCTCTTCAATGAACCTTTCGGGTCTAAATTGTAAAGGATTTTTCCATACTTTAGGATCTCGTCCAAGTGCCCATACGTTAACATGTACGATTGTACCCTTAGGTATGTTGTAACCACCAATTTTGACATTAGCACTAGCCAAGTGAGGGAGCATTAGTGGAGTTGGAGGGTGTAGCCTTAGTGATTCTTTAACTACACTTTGTAGATAGGTGAGTTTCGACATATCGGACTCGGTTATGACCCGGTCCGACCCGATAACCCGGTCCAGTTCTTCTTGGGCCTTTTGTTGAACCCTTGTGTTCTTGACTAATTCAGCCATAGCCCATTCAACAGTTATAGCCACTGTATCCATTCCAGCTGTCACCATATCctgtaataattaataaaaaaaaattaaagtcatagaaaattaaaattattgaagatttaatattttttctttatttatttaattcatgttCAAATAGGATttgtaattaaatttatataggcatagattttaaatttattattttaaagaaaaaagacaaatataccCCTAAACTATCGTAAATTGTATACAGTTACCTTCTGTCATACTCTTGGGACATTGGTGCCCTTGCCGTCCAAAAACTAAAGCAAAAATACCCTTTATACTAGAAGACATAcatgtgtcataatcttatccatcgactcgacatttattaaatatcaaatcGACGAATAAGATTGTGTCACGTGTCCCTATTTAATCTTCCATTAGAATGAAGGACATATATACACTAGCTTTTAGACTGTAAAAACAccaatattctaaaaatatgGCGATATATGGTGCCATTTACTTTAGTTCAagctatatttttctttttccctttttttggtAACATAGAATAGGGGAGAATTATGGTGCACATTCAAAAGTAGTGTAGTGGAGAATTACTTATTGAGTTTatgattatttctttttatttttgataattgattcattattaaataataatttagtttaTACTTTTTCTTCTGGTGGAAGACATGTTAGTTAATGATCACGAAAACTTGAAAAAAGATTGTGTTGTTTTCCACTTGTACACCTAACTCGTCTATTTCTTtaattactttcattaatttactttatttgGTCCTCTTAGcctaaaaattgaagaaaaataattgaattggaAATTTGGAATTGTCCTTGTAGGGAAATTTAACTAACTAAAtcggaaaaaaatattttctacgttacaatatatatatgacaCCATCTAGATTTCAAGAATTAAATGAATTTTTCTCTAATCGTGATTTTTAATATGTAATATGTAAATTTAGTGTCAAAAAACTACATTTCATGTTTGAATTAGccattaaattattaaatatgaaaaaaatggtatatatatatatatatattagacaGACTAAAAAAAAGTGTCATATGTCTCGAGGATAGTAATGTAAGGGtttcataatattatataaatttagtgTCAAAAACTACATTTCATGTTTGAATTAGCCATTAAagtattaaatatgaaaaaaaatggtatgtgtgtgtgtgtgtgtgtatatatatatatatatatatatatatatatatatatatatattttagacagattaaaaaaaatgtcatatgTCTCGAGGATAGTAATGTAAGGGTTTCataatattatgtaaatttagTGTCAAAAAACTACATTTCATGTTTAAAATAAGCCATTAAagtattaaatatgaaaaaaatggtgtgtgtgtgtatatatatatatatatattagacaaactaataaaaagtgTCATATGTCTCGAGGATAGTAATGTAAGAGTTTTCGTAATATACTTACCCAAAGGAGGCCAATAACAGTGTCATCACTTAGCTCATATTCTTTTTGTAGAGTGAGCAAAGCATCAACAAAGTGTTGTTTGGTTTCACCAGTATTTTTCCTTGCAAGAGTGTGTTCCTCCATAATAACCCTAGTAAACCTATCAACATGACTATCTTGTGCCTTAAGAGCTTCATTATCATCCTTGAAGAAACAACTTAGCCATGGAACAAAGTCACCTAGGTTAAGTTTTCCTCCAATTTTCATTCCATTTGAGACTATCTCTTTGAGTTCTTTACCTTGTTCATCAACATTACCTTGTGAGTCCATAAACCTTTTACCAAATGTTAGTCTTGTTATGTTGTTGAATGCTACTAATCCCAAGTAGCTCCTCATTATCAAGCTTTTACCTACACATTTGCATTTATCAATTAGTCAAGTCATAGTTTGAACATTGTAATTATTTGATTGAGGCCAATAAGGTTGTTTAATTAGGATAATGTGTTCCATTATGTACAATTGTTTAAGTTCCAATGTGATGGTGTTCTATGTACTTTGAACAGGAGCGGCTCAAGCATATTAGTGGCCTAAAGCGAAAATTAAATGGGGttttaaacttaaattgttaataattttgatataactgatttcttctagttttcaattgataatataaccattcttattttaagttatttttcatgagatataATACTCTAAATATGtcaattttcttataataattccttaattttttatgaaatgtttaCTTTTTATACAAGTAGTATtcaatatttcttaaaaaataattaacttataacttattattattaaaaatgaggcCCCTTAAATTTGGGGGCCTAAGACATGTCTTTTTTTAACACTGTCGAGCCACTCCTGACTTTGAATGTTCTATATACATTTATAAAGTTAAAGGTAACTCATTAGGGGTATGTTTGGTGTGTGTGTTTGGGGAGGGGGGGCTctaaaaaataagtttcttaaaatgaaaaaaatattttctctgatGAAAGTAGAAAAAATAAGTTCTACAAGCGACATAACATTCTACATCGATTGTCTGCTCCCTACCCTTCAACGCACACCACACCCACATCCTTACACCCTACCCTAATATAATTCtaataagaattaaattatgtGGATTCAATCTTTAAGCTCTTAGCATTAAACgcattatatttttatggataagaaatttactaattttgacgattttatcaaattttttcacataaatTATGCTATGCATGGAAAATGTTAGGTTCAGATGAACTCAACTCAACATTGTATCATAGGAAATTCTCATATTATTTGTCTAAAttaaattgtaaatatttttacgaCTATAATTTATACTCACACgccaaatacaaaaataaatggaCAAAAACACCCTttatttttcgaaaaaatattttccctcAAAAGATTTTCCTTTCTACCAAACACCCACCCCTCCCCCACCTAGGTGTCACTTTATTTTACCAAACCTCCGTATAAAGATGAATTAcacaaacaaaaatagaatatttgtCACTAAAAAGAATCTTGTCTTGCACTTTTTTCCATCAATTTTGTTGATATTAGGTGCGCCCCAATAtccatattaaattattatttagccttttaaagaatttatttaatttaaacttaCGTAGAGTAGTCTATTTCCTCTTATTTTTACCTGACATCATTCGAGTTTCGAAAGTCAAACTTTGAATCGTAAGACTTTCTCTCACGTCCCACTCCCTTTCATGAGATAGTAAAtctttaatgttattatttaaaaatatatattgaatgatGAGATTAGTTATGTATTGAATTTTTGATAGTAGAttcataattgaaaaaaatgtctGTGATTGTTTCTAGAAGAAATGAATGAAACAAAGTTTGTATGATGATAATTATTGTATGAGTTCTACTCATTGCTAGATGCGCATAATAAATCGATATGAATATCTCAAATTGTTCtgtaataatatcatatattgttgtatatatatatatatatatatatatatacccttcttttcgatttattttttttggtaactacCATAATTTTTTCTAACATGATTCCTTCTTCTATAACCAGAAATCATATATAAActagaaatttgaaatttaatatttttacccTTCTTCTACTCCAACTTCTTTAATTAGAGTGGGGGTAAGTCAATACTGACTCCTAACAAGTtactctctttttcttatttctctAACAGTTAGATATTTGATGGCTTCActtaaataatacaaaagtttttgtttttatctacAATAAGATTCAAATTTATAATGTGCATGTACTTGACCAAAATATCACATATTATGTTGTCACTACTTAGACTAAGGTCATAGGGACTTTACTAACTTTATTTTGTTCTCATATGTGTGTAGATTAATGGTGTGTTTGGttgtcattttcttttcttttctattaaCAAGACTTGAGTACTTTTAAGACTTTGttcataaaatgtaaaaaaattgcATGTCATTTTACACTTTTTTGAAACTTGAATAACTCAATTATGTAGTAGTCAATGTAAATTTGTACTTTTATGTGGAAGAGAAAGGGAGTTGGTCtccattttttcttatttagtaGTATTAGTTAGTTTTGTTATGTTgttatattttccttttaattttgtctTGATTATACTTCGTTTGAGTTAAGATTCTATTAGAAACAGCTTTCATACaaagatagaaataaaatttatctacACCTTTATATTTCGATTTTGTAAAACTAAATTAGGTATGTTTTCATTGAAAAACTTTAATATGTGGCTAGAAAAAGAGAATATTTACTTCAAAATATGATGATCCTAATGAATTGAAGTTGGTAtccctaaaaaaaattatgaacaagTATGGACAAAACATGGAAAGTAAAAAAGGAGAATAAGTATTGTCAAACATCTTTATAATGATATCGTTTGTCTGAATATTATATAGTTGTTATTAGGGGTGTGCGAAAATCATTTTAAACcgataaattaaattgaaaaaatactATTAGTTTATCAAAATTGGTTTAAcagttttaaataatttttaaacttt is part of the Solanum lycopersicum chromosome 1, SLM_r2.1 genome and harbors:
- the LOC101247849 gene encoding cytochrome P450 98A2-like, which produces MAFSLAFPALTLFLIYIAYNLYRRLKAKLPPGPRPWPIIGNLYDIEPIRFRCFAAWSEIYGPIFSFYLGSQLNVVINNATLAKEVLKDNDQNLADRFRTKPLANVSRNGSDLIWADYGHHYVKVRKLCNLELFTSKRIEALRPIREDEVTSMIHDIFRDSTKQGKSLIMRSYLGLVAFNNITRLTFGKRFMDSQGNVDEQGKELKEIVSNGMKIGGKLNLGDFVPWLSCFFKDDNEALKAQDSHVDRFTRVIMEEHTLARKNTGETKQHFVDALLTLQKEYELSDDTVIGLLWDMVTAGMDTVAITVEWAMAELVKNTRVQQKAQEELDRVIGSDRVITESDMSKLTYLQSVVKESLRLHPPTPLMLPHLASANVKIGGYNIPKGTIVHVNVWALGRDPKVWKNPLQFRPERFIEEDIDMKGHDFRLLPFGAGRRICPGTNLAINMVTSMLAHLLHHFEWSPPIGIERDGIDMLESPGTVTYMQTPLQVVPTPRLPQHLYERSPIVI